A region of the Myxococcus guangdongensis genome:
CGAGCCGGTTGAACCGCCGGCGAGGATGCGTCATGTCGACCCCTGTCCCTCCCCCTCCCTCGTCTCCGCCGGAGGCCTGGGAGCCCCTGCTGCGCCTCGTGCGTCTCGCGAGCCGTCCCCTGGAGCGCTTCCTGCGCATCCAGGCCGCGAGCGGAATCCTCCTGCTGGTCGCGGCCGCCGTCGCGCTCGCCTGGGCCAACTCCCCATGGGCGGAGAGCTACACCCGCCTCTGGCACACGCCCGTCGGCTTCCGGCTCGGCGCGTTCAGCTTCGAGCGCTCGCTGGAGTGGGTCGTCAACGACGGGTTGATGGTCATCTTCTTCTTCGTCGTCGGCATGGAGATCCGCCGCGAGGTCCACCACGGCGAGCTGTCCGAGTGGCGACGGGCCGCGCTGCCCGTCGCGGCCGCGCTCGGCGGGATGGTCGCCCCGGCCCTGCTCTACCTCGCCTTCGCGGGTGCCCCCGAGACGAGGAGCGGCTGGGGCGTCCCGATGGCGACCGACATCGCCTTCGCGCTCGGCATCCTGACGCTGCTCGGCAAGCGCGTGCCTCCCGCCTTGCGAGTGCTGCTGCTGGCCCTGGCCGTCATCGATGACCTGGGCGCCATCGTCGTCATCGCGCTCTTCTACTCCTCGGGTGTCTCGCTCGTCGGGCTGCTGACGGCCGCGCTCGGCTTCGTCGGCGTGCTCGCGATGCAGCGGCTGGGCGTGCGCGCGAAGTGGGCCTACGTCATCCCCGCGCTCGTCGCGTGGGCGGGCATCTACGCCGCGGGCATCCACCCGACCATCGCCGGCGTCATCGTGGGCCTGATGACCCCCGTGCGCGCGTGGCTCGGGCCCCAGGGGCTGCTCGTCGACGTGCGACAGGAGCTCGAGACGCTCGGACAGCAGCCCACGGGCGCGCACTCCCACGAGGACCTCTCGCGAGTCCTCCGCCACGTGGACCTCGCGCGGCGCGAGGCCCTGTCCCCCGCGGAGAGCCTCATCGAGTCCCTCCACCCGTGGGTGGCCTTCGGCATCATGCCGGTGTTCGCGCTCGCCAACGCGGGCGTCCAGCTCTCGGGCGGGACGCTCGGCGCCTCCGCCTGGAGCGTGGCGACGGCGGTGGCCGTGGGGCTCGTCGTCGGCAAGCCCGTGGGCGTGCTGCTCGCCATCGGCGCGACGCTGCGGCTGCGCATCGGCACGCTGCCAGCGGGGCTCACCGCGCGCCACCTCGTGGTGCTCGGTCTGGTCGCCGGCGTGGGCTTCACCATGGCGCTGTTCATCGCGCAGCTCGCCTTCACCGACGCGAGCCTGCTCGCCGGCGCGAAGCTGGGAGTCCTGGCCGCGAGCGCCTGCGCGGCGATTCTCACCCTGGTGCTCGGCCGGCTCCTGCTCCCGACGGTCACTCCGGGCACCGCGGCGAAGAGCGCGGACGAGGCGGAGAGCTCCACCGAGCTGTGAGGCTCAGCCCGGCTGGAGGAAGCGCCCCTCCACCAGATGGTCGATGACCTCCCGCGCGGAGTGGGGGTCCAACCGCGCCTTGCTGCCCAGGTGGGACACCGCGCTGGACACCGTGGTGGGGCGCTCGAACGCGGCGAGGGCCGCCAGCAGGATGGCGCCGTCCTCCCCCTGGACCAGCGTGGGGTCGGAGAACTTGCGCGGGTTGACGGTGGGCGCGCAGCTCAAGGTGATGCCGTCGACGGAGCGCAGGACGGTCACCTCCTCACGCGCGACCTTCACGGGAGCCCGGTGGCTGCCCAGCCAGTCCCCCAGCGAGAAGCGCCGGGGCGAGGACGCGGTGTTCACCAGGCGCGTGCGCCCGTTGACGTCGAGGTTGCGGCGTCCATCCCGGTGCTTCCACGCCAGCGCATCCACCTGCTCGGAGGTGCGCTGCACCGCCGCCTCCAGCTTCGCGTCGCGGAAGCGAATCATCGGGACGGACACGTCGCCGGGCGCGCGGCGCTCGAAGAAGTCGAGGAACTCATTGAACGTGCGCGCCTCGCTCACCATGTCGAAACGCGTGGGGTGCTCGGTGACGAGCGCGCCGGGCTGTGACTCCAGCCGCTGGTAGCCCACCACGCAGTCCTGGTCGATGATGCGCCGGACCAGCGCGAGCTCCTCGACGAGCGTGGCCTCGCTGGCGAACGGCAGCCCGCCGATGCCGGAGATTTCGATGCCCAGGTTCTTGTAGCGACGGCAGCCCTCGATGAGCTCGAGCAGCTCCCGGTCCTTCGCGCACGGCTTGAGCAGCCCGCGGCCCATCTGCTCCAGGCGCTGCTTCTCGGAGAAGCAGCCGATGTCCACCACCATGTAGACGCGCTCGAAGGTGTTCGACAGCGCCTCGACGAGTTCCAGGCGCGGCACGCCCCACAGGAAGTACGTGCAGCAGTGTCCCGAAAGGTCCACGCCCGCCCAGGTGCTGCCCAGGAACTCCGCCGAGCTCCCCGCGAAGTCGTAGCGCATCTGCCACGTCTTGCTGGCGATCTCCTGGTGGTCCTTTCGGACGCTCTCCTCGGAGCGAAGGAAGGGCTTCGCCCGACCGAAGGCGGCCTTCTGGTTGCCGCGCGCACCGCCGCAGTACAGGCAGTTCTCGCCGCACCCCTTGCCCGGCGCCACCCAGCCGGAGAAGGAGCTCAGGTCGAGCTGGCTCAGGAACATCTCGCCGAAGTGCGAGTAGAAGACGTCCTCGGTGTTGGTGGCGCCCTGCACGTATTCGAGCGGCAGCCGGCGCGCACGGCCGTCCGGGTCCCGCCTCACGCAGTTGGGTGGCGAGTCCTCCCCCTGGCACAGGGCCAACAGCGGCCGCTCACCGTCCCCCAGCACCACGTGGTCGATGCAGTCGAACGCGTGCAGCTCCCGCCACCAGAAGGACGCGGAGTTGCCGCCCACGACGACGCGGATGGACGGGTCGATTCTTCGCAGCGTCCGCGCGATGAGCAGCGCGCGGTCCACGTGGTGGAACCACTTGAGGCTGATGCCCA
Encoded here:
- the nhaA gene encoding Na+/H+ antiporter NhaA, with amino-acid sequence MSTPVPPPPSSPPEAWEPLLRLVRLASRPLERFLRIQAASGILLLVAAAVALAWANSPWAESYTRLWHTPVGFRLGAFSFERSLEWVVNDGLMVIFFFVVGMEIRREVHHGELSEWRRAALPVAAALGGMVAPALLYLAFAGAPETRSGWGVPMATDIAFALGILTLLGKRVPPALRVLLLALAVIDDLGAIVVIALFYSSGVSLVGLLTAALGFVGVLAMQRLGVRAKWAYVIPALVAWAGIYAAGIHPTIAGVIVGLMTPVRAWLGPQGLLVDVRQELETLGQQPTGAHSHEDLSRVLRHVDLARREALSPAESLIESLHPWVAFGIMPVFALANAGVQLSGGTLGASAWSVATAVAVGLVVGKPVGVLLAIGATLRLRIGTLPAGLTARHLVVLGLVAGVGFTMALFIAQLAFTDASLLAGAKLGVLAASACAAILTLVLGRLLLPTVTPGTAAKSADEAESSTEL
- a CDS encoding B12-binding domain-containing radical SAM protein, with the translated sequence MGGGRVLSPVLLVGAGMGEATCGILYLASYLRRGGIEAFVRLYDGDETEAEVIRSFEALVRRVRPKLVGISLKWFHHVDRALLIARTLRRIDPSIRVVVGGNSASFWWRELHAFDCIDHVVLGDGERPLLALCQGEDSPPNCVRRDPDGRARRLPLEYVQGATNTEDVFYSHFGEMFLSQLDLSSFSGWVAPGKGCGENCLYCGGARGNQKAAFGRAKPFLRSEESVRKDHQEIASKTWQMRYDFAGSSAEFLGSTWAGVDLSGHCCTYFLWGVPRLELVEALSNTFERVYMVVDIGCFSEKQRLEQMGRGLLKPCAKDRELLELIEGCRRYKNLGIEISGIGGLPFASEATLVEELALVRRIIDQDCVVGYQRLESQPGALVTEHPTRFDMVSEARTFNEFLDFFERRAPGDVSVPMIRFRDAKLEAAVQRTSEQVDALAWKHRDGRRNLDVNGRTRLVNTASSPRRFSLGDWLGSHRAPVKVAREEVTVLRSVDGITLSCAPTVNPRKFSDPTLVQGEDGAILLAALAAFERPTTVSSAVSHLGSKARLDPHSAREVIDHLVEGRFLQPG